From Sparus aurata chromosome 9, fSpaAur1.1, whole genome shotgun sequence, a single genomic window includes:
- the tnfaip6 gene encoding tumor necrosis factor-inducible gene 6 protein, with protein sequence MRVFTLLLSLGFLLKEARAWGFKNGIFHNSIWLEQAAGVYHRESRKGRYQLTYKEAKAVCKYEGGALATYEQLEAARQIGFHVCAAGWFDKGRVGYPIVKAGKNCGFGKVGIIDYGYRLNKSEKWDVYCYNPNSKECGGVLTELQKVIQSPGFPEEYQDQQICYWHIRVRLGQRIRLHFREFDVEDDTGCLADYLEVYDSYDDISGFAGRFCGDYLPEDIISTGNVMTLKFLTDASVTAGGFQLQYTAFNASLYSNNYTHYFH encoded by the exons atgcGCGTCTTCACCCTCCTGCTGTCTCTCGGGTTCCTGCTGAAGGAGGCGCGGGCATGGGGCTTCAAAAACGGAATATTTCATAACTCCATCTGGCTGG aaCAAGCAGCTGGAGTTTACCACCGGGAATCGCGCAAAGGGAGATACCAGCTGACATATAAAGAGGCCAAGGCTGTCTGCAAGTACGAGGGAGGGGCGCTGGCAACTTATGAACAACTGGAGGCAGCTCGTCAAATAG GTTTCCATGTGTGTGCAGCTGGATGGTTTGACAAAGGACGTGTTGGCTACCCCATCGTTAAAGCTGGCAAAAACTGTGGTTTTGGGAAGGTGGGCATCATCGACTATGGATACAGGCTGAACAAAAGTGAGAAATGGGATGTGTACTGCTACAACCCAAACT CTAAGGAGTGTGGTGGGGtgctgacagagctgcagaAGGTCATTCAGTCTCCTGGCTTCCCTGAGGAGTATCAGGACCAACAGATCTGCTACTGGCACATCCGTGTACGCCTGGGCCAGAGGATCCGCCTCCACTTCCGGGAATTTGATGTGGAGGATGACACAGGGTGTCTAGCAGATTACCTGGAGGTGTATGACAGCTACGATGATATCTCCGGCTTTGCTGGGAG attCTGTGGTGATTATCTACCTGAAGATATCATCAGTACAG GAAACGTGATGACACTGAAGTTCCTCACTGATGCTTCAGTCACAGCCGGCGGCTTCCAGCTACAATATACTGCCTTCAATGCATCTCTGTATTCAAACAATTACACCCACTATTTTCACTGA